The proteins below are encoded in one region of Neisseria macacae ATCC 33926:
- the rpmB gene encoding 50S ribosomal protein L28, with the protein MARVCKVTGKRPMSGNNVSHANNKTKRRFLPNLQSRRFWVESENRWVRLRVSNAALRTIDKVGIDVVLADLRARGEA; encoded by the coding sequence ATGGCACGAGTTTGCAAAGTGACCGGTAAGCGCCCGATGTCTGGCAACAACGTATCACACGCCAACAACAAAACCAAACGTCGTTTTTTGCCTAACTTGCAATCACGTCGTTTCTGGGTAGAGAGTGAAAACCGCTGGGTTCGCCTGCGCGTTTCTAACGCTGCATTGCGTACCATTGATAAAGTAGGCATTGACGTCGTATTGGCTGATTTGCGTGCTCGCGGCGAAGCTTAA
- a CDS encoding M23 family metallopeptidase — MTKTTRFSFMRRFWHNKPVRWSLLGILLPVSGVMTAYAVTEPVSNPQGIALERISEELPAVYVETNNFQSSYWAQEVVQQGDSLADVLARMGVAQTDIKQIMAKNSADQNMQHLRANQSVNIRVDSSGQVTDVQFFTDEELERNLVALEKVKGKWQLSTSEVDMKVMPTLRSIVVRTSARGAMAQAEIPVEIRESLSEIFSDVLSLEELQEGDVVRLLYNNMYFRGQQMGTGDILAAEIVKGGKTYQAYYYSQGKGDEESGSYYDQNGKSLQQKEGFNIEPVVYTRISSPFGYRVHPVLHTVRMHTGIDYAAPTGTPIKASADGVITFKGWKGGYGNTVMIRHSNGVETLYGHMSAFTPAEGNVRAGEVIGFVGTSGRSTGPHLHYEARVNGQPVNPTTVALPTPKLTPTNMAAFRQQQKTANTMLAAIRGLPVSVAQLD, encoded by the coding sequence GTGACTAAAACAACTCGATTTTCATTCATGCGCCGTTTCTGGCACAACAAACCCGTACGTTGGTCGTTGTTGGGCATCCTGCTGCCTGTGTCAGGAGTAATGACTGCCTATGCGGTCACTGAGCCGGTTTCCAATCCTCAAGGTATTGCGTTGGAGCGGATTTCTGAGGAATTGCCCGCCGTTTATGTTGAAACCAACAATTTCCAGTCCAGCTATTGGGCGCAGGAAGTTGTCCAACAGGGCGACTCCCTTGCCGACGTTTTGGCGCGTATGGGTGTGGCGCAGACCGACATCAAACAGATCATGGCGAAAAACAGCGCAGATCAAAATATGCAGCATTTGCGCGCCAACCAATCCGTCAACATCCGTGTCGATTCATCAGGTCAGGTAACGGACGTACAATTCTTTACCGATGAAGAATTGGAACGAAACCTTGTTGCGTTGGAAAAAGTCAAAGGTAAATGGCAGCTGTCTACTTCTGAAGTAGATATGAAAGTCATGCCCACTTTGCGCTCTATCGTTGTACGGACTTCCGCACGCGGTGCGATGGCGCAGGCCGAAATACCTGTCGAAATCCGCGAGTCACTCAGCGAAATTTTCTCTGACGTACTGAGCTTGGAAGAATTGCAGGAAGGCGATGTCGTGCGTCTTCTGTACAACAATATGTATTTCCGCGGCCAACAAATGGGTACCGGCGATATTCTGGCGGCTGAGATTGTCAAAGGCGGGAAAACTTATCAGGCTTATTACTACAGCCAAGGCAAAGGCGACGAAGAGAGCGGCAGCTATTATGATCAAAACGGTAAATCGCTCCAGCAGAAAGAGGGATTCAACATCGAGCCGGTTGTCTATACCCGTATTTCCTCGCCGTTTGGCTACCGAGTTCACCCCGTCTTGCATACCGTCCGTATGCATACAGGTATCGACTATGCCGCACCAACAGGCACACCGATTAAAGCGTCTGCCGACGGTGTGATTACCTTCAAAGGCTGGAAAGGCGGTTATGGCAATACCGTCATGATTAGGCACTCTAATGGCGTTGAGACGCTTTATGGTCACATGAGTGCATTTACGCCGGCGGAAGGTAATGTCCGGGCAGGTGAAGTGATTGGTTTCGTCGGTACAAGCGGACGTTCAACCGGCCCCCACCTTCACTACGAAGCGCGCGTGAACGGTCAGCCGGTCAATCCGACGACAGTTGCATTGCCGACTCCGAAACTGACGCCTACCAATATGGCAGCGTTCCGCCAACAGCAGAAAACTGCCAATACCATGCTTGCCGCAATACGCGGTTTGCCGGTATCGGTTGCACAGTTGGACTGA